From Paraburkholderia sprentiae WSM5005:
GTGACGCGCGAACACGTTGTCGAGCCCTTCGCCGAGAATCATCTCGATCGCTTCGTGCAGTCCGTACAGCAGGTTCGTGTTCGGCGTGTACGGCCAGTAGCCGGACTTGTTCATCTCGACGATTTCCGCCCAGTCCCAGAAGCTGCGCGGCAGCTTCGCGTGCTGGTTCGCGGCCATCGCCTTTGGCGAGATCGCGTTGAAGCTGATGCCCGGCGGCAGCATCAAGCCCTTTTGCGAGCCCGACACGGTCACGTCGACGCCCCATTCGTCATGACGATAATCAGCGCACGCGAGCCCGGAGATCGTATCGACGAGCAGCAGCGCCGGATGGCCCGCGGCGTCGATCGCGCGACGCACGGCGGCGATGTCGGACGTGACGCCGGTCGAGGTTTCGTTGTGCACGACGCAGACCGCCTTGATCGCATGCTGCGTGTCGGCGCGCAGACGCTCTTCGATCATCTGCGGCTGCACGCCGCGCCGCCAGCCTTCTATGCCGGGCAGCCCAAGGAATTCGGGTTTCAGGCCGAGCTTCTCGGCCATCTTTTGCCACAGCGTCGCGAAGTGGCCGGTCTCGAACATCAGCACCTGATCGCCGGGGCTGAGCGTATTCGACAACGCGGCTTCCCATGCGCCCGTGCCGGACGCCGGATAGATCACGACCGGCTGCTGCGTCTTGAAGATCTTCTTGATGCCGTCGAGCACGTTCAGACCGAGTTCGCCGAACTCGGGGCCGCGATGGTCGATGGTCGGATAGCTCATCGCGCGGAGGATGCGATCGGGCACTGGACTCGGCCCCGGAATCTGCAGGAAGTGACGGCCGGCGGGATGAAAATCTAGCTTGAGCATCGGGCTCCTCCGATTGAATTTTGCATGCAAAAAACTATATCAGAGGAACGGTGACGCGCCCAAGTCAAAAATGGGCGGCGTGGGCCCGTGTTTACCCGCGTAGATGCGCAGCGATTAACTAATCGATGCGTTTCCGATAAAATCCGACTCACTACAGCTGAGGATTTTTGTATGCAAAATTCGGATGTCGACGCGGGTGTAAGCGCTGCCCCGCTGATGCCGAAGGTCGAGCGTCAGCGCCTGCACGATACGGTGGTGGAGCACATTCGCCGCTTTATCGTCGAGGGGACGCTGGAGCCCGGCAAAAAACTGAATGAGCGCGAGTTGTGCGAAACGCTCGGCATTTCGCGCACGCCGCTGCGCGAGGCGCTGAAGGTGCTGGCGGCCGAAGGTCTGATCGAGATTTCGCCGAACCGGGGCGCATCGGTGTCGAAAATGTCGGAGGCGGAAGTGCGCGAAACCTTCGAATTGATGAGCGGCCTCGAAGCGTTTTCGGGCGAACTCGCGGCTGAGCGCATCACCGCGTCCGAACTCGCCGAGATCAAGGCACTGCATTACGCGATGCTCGCATGCCGCGCGCAGAACGATCTGCCGGGCTACTACAGCCGCAACCAGGCGATCCACGACAAGATCAACGAAGCGGCGAGAAATTCGGCGCTGCGGCAGACGTATGTGTCGATCAACCGGCGGCTGCAGGCGCTGCGGTTTCGCTCGAACTATCAGACGCCGAAGTGGGACCGCGCGATTCACGATCACGATGAAATGCTGAAGGCGCTCGAGGCTCGCGACGGCAAGAAGCTCAGCGCGATTTTGCGGCAGCATCTGCTCGATAAGCGGGATGCGGTTTTGCAGTTGCAGGTGCAGAAGGACGTGGTGACTTCGGCCTCCGGGTTGAAGGCGTGATGCGGACGATTCACGCGGCGTCGGCCGCCGCGCCACTGCGCCAGCAAGCAAAACTTGTCCACCTAAATTGTTGGCAAGCCTGTGGACAACCTCCGCACAGCGAGCTTAAGTGCCTGAAGCGTGAGCACTATCCGCGCTCGGTGCACGCGTAGGCAGTGCGCGTCGCTATGGGGTCCGTGCTACTGGCTAGCTGACTTCGCAAGGATGCCGTCTCACCCGCACCGACCTATGCGTGCAGTTGTCCACATAATTTGGGAACAAGCTTGTGGACAACCTGCGCACAGGCGCGCCAAGTGTTTGATGCGGCACGCCTATCGTTCGAGGATGCGCGAGCGCGCAGCGGCGCGGCTAGTCATGTGATCCACGCCAACATCGACAGCACGGCTCGCGCGTTGCGCCCGCGAATGCCGGATATCATCCGGCTGCGGCCGCACCGTCAACGACATCTATTACTCGACCAGCAGTGGAAGCCTTTGCTGTGCCCCGTTGCGCTCCTGTTCAAGAAGCTCCTTCACGAACGGCATCATGATGCGGGCGACCTCCTGCATCACGGGAACCACGACGCTGTTGCCGAACTGGCGATAAGCTTGAGTGTCGCTGACAGGAATTTGGAAGTCGTCCGGAAATCCCATCAGGCGCGCACACTCACGCGGTGTAAGCCGTCGAGGACGCTCGCCTTTGCCCTGTGACAGCAGAATCTCCGAACCGTCCTTGTAATAGCGAGCGGACAAGGTGCGGGTGACGCTGTCGGGCGTCACCAGCCCGAAACCGAAGCCATTTCCCGCCGCGCGATGCTTTTCGGCGTAGGCCTGCAGATACGCCCATAGCTTCGGGGTAAGCGTGTATTTGGACTGTACCTTGCCTGCGGCGTGATCGAAGAAACGGTCGCCATCGTGTGTAAGCAGAGGTTCAGTACGATCAGTTTTGTGCAGGATCGACGCAAGGCGCGGCCCTTCAGCCGGAAGCCTCAAGTCATCGAAGGTGAAGTCCGCTTTCTCCCTGAAGCCAACGATCGCGATGCGCTCCCGATGCTGCGGCGTGAAATGCTGCCCGTCAATGACCTTGAACTTGACGTCGTACTTAAGTTCGTCGCGCAACACTGCCAAGATCGTCTTCAAGGTGTTGCCCCGGTCATGCGAGGCGAGGTTCTTCACGTTCTCCAGCAGGAACGCTGCGGGTCGCTTCGCTTCGATGATGCGAGCAACGTCATAAAACAGGGTGCCTTGGGTCGTACATTCGAAGCCGTGCGGACGGCCGAGCGAGTTCTTTTTGCTCACGCCGGCAATGCTAAACGGCTGACAGGGAAATCCGGCAAGGAGCACATCGTGCGCCGGGACGGCTCGCTCAGAAAAAGAAACGATGTCACCGATGAACTGATGGCGCTCGTCGTTATCACCGTAATTCTGCTGATACGTCTTTTTCGAGAATTCGTTCCATTCACTCGTGAAGACGCATTGTCCACCGAACGCTTCGAAGCCCCGCCGTATACCGCCGATGCCCGCGAAAAGGTCGATGAACCGGAATGCCGGTTCGTGCTCGATCCCGGCTTTCCGATTCTTTGCCTCCAGCATCTCGCGTAACGCGGCCTTTGCGATAACCGGACAGCGAGCCTTGTCCGCCTCCCACCGGCGGATTGTCCGCACGTTTTTTCCGATCCGCTCAGCAATTTCGCCTTGTGTGTATAGCTTCAGTGCCTGTGTGAGCAGGTCATGCGAATCCGCCGTTGTCATGTTGCTTTTTCTCGCTGGGTATTTTGACGGACATTCTGGCCGGCAGCCTTCCGCTAGTCCAGCCTTTTATGACGAGAACGGGTATCGCTCGGCACACCGCCAGACCGAAGCAACGTATTTCCGTCGAGGCTGAGCGGCAGGGCGTGTCGCAACGCGCGACAGGGTCGTCGAGAATCGCCAATCACGGAGACAAACGCAGAGCGAGGTGACGATTTTCGGGAGCGCAGACACGTGCGAAGGTGGCGGTGCTCAGTCGCGCCGCTCAAGGTTTGCGTGAGTCTGAGCATCGTCAGTGGGCCTCCAGGAATGCGGCGATAAGGTTGGCGATTTCCTGGGGCGCGTCCTCAAGGCTGTAATGGCCGACTCCCGTGAGCCGGTGGATCGACGCCTGGGGAAACAGTTCGCTGAACAGTGGCAAGAAATGCTCTGCGGCCAGCGTTCGGTCGGCATCGCCCCAAATTGCAAGCGCCGGCCTCGACCGGATAGCGGCGAGCGCAGCAGCGTCAGGAACTTCGAAGCGATGCGCGCCGATCGCGAAACCTTTGGCCCAGCCAATCGCTCCGGCGCTGTCGGCCGGTACGGCGAAACGTGAACCGTAGGCACGCAACCACGTATCGTTGATGCGCGCATGGTTTTCGAATCCGTTGAGCTTGAGAGTACTTAGGATATTGAAGCCAAGTTCGCCAAGCACGGGCTCGAGGCGGCCTTGCGACTCTGCGCGAACGATCCACTGGAACCATGGGGACACTGCGGCATTCGCGTTCAATCTCTCGAATAACGTTCGCTGACCAAATGGAGTCGGGCCATTCGTGCTTACGATTCGCCGAATGCGGTCGGGATGTCGCGCCGCGAGTCCCATGCCGACGGGGCCGCCGAAGTCGTGCATGACAAGAGTGATGTCGTTCAAGTCAAGCTCAAGCACGAATCGTTCGATGTTGTCGACGTGATCCTGCAACCAGTAGGTGCGGTGTACCGGGGTCTCGCTCTTGCCGAATCCCATGTGGTCGGGCGCCACCACACGGTAGCTACCGGACAGTGCCGCGATCAAACCGCGGAACAGATAGCTCCAGGTGGGTTCCCCATGAAGACACAGGATCACCTCTCCACAAGTGGGCCCTTCATCGACATAGTGCATGCGAAAACCGGCAGCGTCGTTAAAGCGCGGTGCAAACGGAAACGTTCCGTCAAACGTGTCATTGGATGGCGTCATAAACAAGTTCCCTCGCAAATGGAGCGGCGAGTAACGTCGCCGGTCGAACAAGGCTAAACTCTGACAGCGTTGTCAAGGTCAAGCGTATCGTTTGGGAGATGTCATGCGTATCGGAGAACTGGCTGGCCGAGTCGGCGTTAGTGAGCGGATGCTGCGCTACTACGAACACGAAGGTTTGCTCAAACCGAAGAGGACCGATTCAGGCTACCGCGATTACGGTCCTGAAGAGCTGGATGCGGCACACCGCATCCGCGTGCTCAGCGCGGCAGGATTGAAGATAAGCAGCATCCGCCTGTTGCTACCCTGCGTGCTCGGTGCGAAGCCAGTTTTCCATCCGTGCGCCGAAGCACGTTCAGCGTTGCGGCGTGAAGTCGAAAAGCTCGACGGCAAACTGCACGACCTCGAAGAGAGCAGACGAGCTCTCGCGAGTCTGCTTCATGCGATCGACACAAACGAAACGTTGCACCTTGACCATCGGGAAAAGCGCGGAGAGGGGCAGCGAGAACGGCGTCCGCGCTAGGCGATACTTGCGTCACAGTCTCGGGCTGAACTATCGGCAGGTACGGCTAGCAAAGTCGAAGCCAAAGGCGGCGGCTTTCGCCCGCTGAGCCGACGTTCGATCGAGCGACGCCAAGGGCGGTTCAGGGTCGCCTGCTGTCGATCGCAGCCTTGCGAGGTTCAGGCGGTGTATGCATGCGGCACGAGGCAGCGCGCGGCCAACAAGGGATGTTCGACCGGGCCGTTCAGATCGGCGACAATGGCTTTGTTATTGCGCCGTGATCCAATTCGAGTCAGGGAGCAGTTCGATGTCAAATTCCTGGAAAGGACGCTGCCTGTGCGGCAGCGTGCAATATCAGGCTGCCGGCGCCTCGCTGGCGCAGCTCATTTGTCATTGCCGGGATTGCCAGCGCGCATCGGGATCAGCGGGCTTGCCAGTCGTTGTCGTGCGTGCTTCGGAATTCTCGTTCGAAGGAGAAGTCAGGTCTCATACGATAACCGGCGGCAGCGGGATGCCTACAACGCGAAGTTTCTGTGCGCATTGCGGTAGCCTGCTCTTTGGCACACCGCATCACGCACCGGAAATCGTGACGATCTATGCCGGAACACTCGATGAACCTTCGCAATTCCGGGCCGAATTCGCTCAGTTCACTTCGGAACGATATCAGCTAGACGCCCGGGAACCTGGAATCGCTCAACACTCCGGAAGAGCGCCCTGAGACTACGCGCCTCGAGGACAATCAAAGATGCCGCGTTTCCAGAGGCGGATTGGCTCAGTCATTCGCCAGACCATTGGCGTAGGAGATCGGTGCATTCAAGGCGTCGCTCAAGTCGAAGTCGTCGATGCACATAGTGTTCACGTTGATGTACGGGTCGCCCGTTCCATTTGGCATATCGACGCGGTCAAACACGTGGACGCCGCACTGTTTGCAAAACGGATGATGGGCTACCGGTTTTTCCCTTCGTATTGCGTGAGTGTGCTTTCGCCGGAAAGTAAAACGGATTTTTCCGGGCCAACCTGGACGAGCCAGAGCCGCAGTTTGCCGCAGAAGCTACAGTCGCATTTTCCTGTGCCCTCGCTGAAATCGATGTGGGCTTCAAACCTCACTGACTCGCAATGACAACTACCACGGTATGTCCGCTGCATGGGGCGCTCGCGATCGGTTTGACGACAGCTGCTGGATTATGTGATGGATCGGAGAGCTCGGTCCGCGCGGCCCATCAAGGCGCAAATCATGCATAACGTCTGCTTCCGGAAATTCTGACTGGCCGTAACGGGTCGATTATGCCCGTTGCATGAAGTGTGGCCCCGGGGCGAACAACGTCGACCGGCGCGTGGGACTGTGTGCGGCCAAGACCGGTCAGTCGACAGCGGGGCGAAGATCGTCGACAATTTCATGCCGCGAATCAACCGAAGGAATTGGCGATGACAATTTTTGGGACGTTGAAGAGCATTCCCGAACTCGCGAGTCTACCCGCAAGCAATCGACGCATAAATTGGCGACGTGCCTATCGCTGCACATGGCGGCATTGGCAGACATGGGCCGGTGTTCTAGCCTGCGTCATGTGCACCGGATTGGGTTTGGCACTCGGTGCGTTTGCGGGCCATCGGATCGTCGGAGGAATGATCGGTGCAGGCGTTGGCGGGTTCGTGTTTGGACAAACGACAGTGCGTATCGCACGATCACTTACAAAAAGCATACTACTAGGGCGCGGCGGTTGACCGGCAAGGCTATCGGTTCCATCCCGAAGACTCGGTCCGGGCCAGTTCGGTCATTCGACTTCCTCAGGAAAGTCGTCGGCGATTAGAAGGGCGTATCGAAAGCTGAATGCACGATATCAAATGGGGGCGATAGATCCGGACATCATTTGCTATGGCTACAAACGAATCTGCCGCCTTTGCCGTTACAAAAATTCACGCCTTGCCAGTGGAATTGATAAAGCCCAAACATCACTAGCAGGACGCTCAAGGCCAATAGAAGCAAAAGTCCCCTGTTCATGCGGTTCTCCAAAAAGACGCGTTTGGCATTTTAGCTCGCAGTGGGCGTTCGCTCTGGAGAACTGCGAAGTTCCGTTCAGGGTCGGTTTATGCCAGTTGCATATCGTGCGCCCCCGAGCTGTTCTTCCCGCTGTTGCGTAAGGCGATGTCGGCCAATTTGGGACATTCGGCACGCCCCCTAGATTGTTGACAATCGGAAGGCCGTCATTGACTGCGTCGTTTTCGTTGGGCAATATGCTTTTATGAACCGCACTGCTCTCAACTTCATGATGTGCACCATGACCGCCGACGGCGAGCCGTGGGAGTCGTGACGTTCCAAGATCACATGTAGACTTTCTCAACGGCCCCGCCAGTCATGACGGGGCCGCGTCTTTTCATTCGCTCCGAATTGCATTGGCGCAAATAGGAGTGAATGCATGCATTATAAAAAGCGCAATCCCGTTTCTCGGAATCTTTCGGACGTGGCGACTTGGCCCATCGAGTCGAGGAGCGCGCCATGTTGACCATACGAAAAGCGACCTGCGAAGACGTGTTCGACGCGTGGCATATTCGTAAAACATCGGTGCATGCCGCATGCGCCGATCACTATCCCGCAGCGACTCTCTCGGCATGGGTCAACGGCACGCCGACCGAAAAATGGGCCAGCGTCGTTGAACGTGACTTCTACGTTGCCACGGATGAGGAACTAGTCATTGGTACAGGAATGCTCACGGCGGCAAATGGCCAAGTCGACGCTATCTTTGTGCGGCCCTCTCACATGGGGCGTGGCATTGGGCGTGAGATGCTGCAATTTCTCGAATCGTTGGCCGGCGATCACGGCGTTACCACGATGCACCTCGATGCAACGCTGAACGCGGCACCTTTCTATCGTCGCTGCGGTTGGTCGGGCGATTCGGTTTCGACGTACCGCACCGCGCGTGGACTGGAATTGGCTTGCGTGCCGATGACGAAGCGTCTCGCCGTCCCGGTGTAGGTTGCCCCCGGGCCGACGACTGCTACTCGTGTCGGGCAGCGGTAGGCTAGGAACGGTCATTCGACAAGGCCGCATAAATTGTCGACAGTTTTGGTTCGACGTATCCTCGCAAATCAGTTGTTCGAAAACCCCAAACCAACGACCTATCTAACCATTCGATGCAAGCAAAGCTCCGAATCGCCAGACCTGTCAGCGACATTTCCCGATCTGAAAGCATGTATTGCGCGGCCCTCGACCTGGTCGTGCTGGCACGATTCCAAGATCATCAGGGGTTCGATGGGGTCATGGTCGGACGTTCCGGGATGGACTATCACTTCGAGTTCACGCAATGCCGCGAACACCCGGTAGCGGCCTCACCGACGCATGAGGATTTGCTGGTGTTTTATGCTCCGGACCGAGAAGAGTGGGAGTTGGCATGCGACCGGCTTGTCGACAACGGCTTCGTTCGCGTCACGTCGTTCAACCCTTATTGGGACGTGTCGGGCCAAACGTTCGCAGACCCCGATGGATATCGAGTCGTCATGCAAAACGCGGTGTGGTCCTCGTAATGCACCGTAGTGCAACCGGATGCCGGCTTAACGTTCCAAGCATTCATGCCGGCACTCACGGACGGCTCCGCACGCTTAGTTTTTCGAACTACAAGTCGAAAGGCGGCAACGAACGCTGCGAATTCTGTTCAATGTGCTGCAATTTCGTTAAACAGCGATGTGAGCACGTGGTCGGCCCATACCCCATTGATTCTTAGATAGGACCGAGCCAGCCCTTCGCGCTCGAACCCTAGCCGCTCTAGGAGCTGTGCACTACGAACATTTTCGGGCCTGAAGTTCGCCATTACCCTGTGCAATCCGACTTGATCGAAAATATAGGAGATCGCTGGCGTCAATGCTTCGCGCATCAAACCGTGCCCTTCAAACCGCTTTGCGAGAACCCAAGGTGACATGCCTGGAAGGGCCCGCGCACGATGTTGGTGAAGTTGCATTCTCCCACCATCTCTCCGTTTTCCGGCGAGATTAATAACAGATGCACTGCGTGTCCTGACGCGTTGTTATGCGCCATCGCGGACAGCCGCCGCGCGACTGATTCTGCTTCAAAAAAGCTGTCGGCTCGAAGAGGCTCCCAAGGCTGCAAATGAGCGCGATTTTCAGTGCAGTATCCCTGCACCTCACGCACGAACTGCTCACAAGCCGGGGCAAGTTTCAGGCGTGCCGTTGAGATTTGAGGTAGCGTATCGGGAAGAGCACTCCCCACATTGTTCTCCGTTGATGAGGGCGTACGAGTATGTTCAGTCGGAGATTTTTCGTCAACAGTTCGGCTGGCGACGCACTAGTCAATGTCCGCTGCTGGAAGAGCCAGCCGACTGCTTGGGTCGATCACGGTCCGACGGGCGAGGCGTGACTGCGGCGATCGCCTGCGACAGGACGACGGGCAAGGATCGGCCAATTTCTGCCACTCGCCAGAACCATGCAACGGTCACTCGAATGGCCGGTCTGCTCTCCGAAACCAGCCGATGCCCGATGCGCGTATGTTGGCCGAAGCGGGCTCCCTCAGTGAGCCCGCGTGCTTCATCAATTGAGGGACCGGCTCAAGTCTGGTTGCCCCACAGATCTTCAATCGCGCGGATCGCTAGCAAATATCCGTTCGCTCCTGCCCCGCAGATCACCGCAGTGGCCGCCACCGAGATCGTCGAGTGGCGATATTCTTCCGAACGCTTGTGGATGTTGGTGATATGCAATTCCACTACCGGCCGTTGGATGAGCTTGACCGCGTCGAGCACCGGAATACGACCGAACGAAAAGCCGGCCGGATTGATGATCAGCGCGGCGTCCTGCAGGAACGCTTCCTGGATCCAGTCGATCAGCTCGCTTTCGCTGTTGGTCTGACGGAATACGCAGTCGAACTTGAGCGCGTCGGCGAGTGTCAGGCAGTTCTGTTCGATGTCCTTGAGCGTGGTGGTGCCATAGATGTGAGGCTCCCTTGCGCCCAGCATGTTCAGATTGGAGCCATTGAGGATGTAGAGTTTGCGAGTCATGGTTTCAATGTGTAGAGGAGCGTTCCAAGGCAGTGCCTTTGGTTTCCCGGGATACGGCGATCATGAGGAAGGAGAGCAGATTCAGCGAGCCACAAACAGCTACGATGGCCCACGGGGAACCGTGAAAGGCATTGAGCAACGCCACGGCGACGATCGGCATCGGGCCGCCGGTGAGCAGGTTGGCTCCCGAGTACGACAGTGCGGACCCCGTATAGCGCGCCTCGGTCGGGAAAGACTCGGCGAACCAGACCGGCTGGATGCCACTCTGGAACTGTGTGAAGCCGAGGAACGCGCCCATCACGGCCATCGTCATGGCGATCGAGTTCTGGTTGAGAATCGGAAAATAGATCAGGCAGCAGATTAGCGTGCAGAACGAGCCGATCATCAGCGCACGTTTGCGTCCGATCCGATCGCTCAGATAACCGCCCACCAGCGCGCCCCCGATGGCGCAGACATTCGCAACCATCAACAGCATGAAACCGGTCTGCTTGGGTACACCGAGGTGTTTCGTCAGGTAGCTGAGCGAGAAAACCACGATCAGATAAAACAGCGCGGCGGGGCCGCAGAAGAACAGCGTCAGACGAAGAGCGGTGCGCCAGTGGTACTTGAACACGATGCCGAGCGGATTGGCGGCGCGTGCGCGCGGGCCACTCTTGTTGAGCGCCTCGAAGGCCGGTGTCTCGCTAACCTTCCTGCGGATGTAGACGCCCAGCAGCACAAGGACAAAGCTTGCGAGGAACGGGATCCGCCATCCCCAGGAGTCGAAGTCGTCCGACGAAAGCAAGGCGGCCAGCGTAAAGAGCGAGAAATTGGCGAGGATCTGGCTGAGTGGCGAGCAAATGCCGAGCAGGCCCGAATACCACCCACGTCGGTTAGCAGACGCATGCTCCACCGCCATCAGTTGCGCGCCCGTCGATTCACCGCCAAGCGCGAAACCCTGAATGATGCGCAGCGACACCAGCAAAGTCGGCGCGAGGATACCAACCTGGTGGTAAGTGGGCAGCAACCCCATCAGGAACGACGACATCCCCATCACCGACACAGTGACCAGCATCAGTTTGCGGCGTCCCCAACGGTCTCCGAGCATCCCGCAGATTACCGCGCCCAGCGGGCGTGCGGCGAGTCCGGCCCAGAAGCTCGCCAGCGACGCGAGCAGCGAGGCGGTCGGATCGAGCGACGGGAAAAACAGCTTTGGAAAGATCGTGGCCGCGACCACCCCATACAACGCGAAGTCGAACCATTCGAGCGCTGTGCCGACGGTTGCGCCGGCCACCGCCCGACGCGCCATCAGGTGAGCCTGCGCGGACTGTTTTTCCGCAGCGAGGTCTGAATCAGCAAAAAATGACATGTTGTCTCCTGAATTCTGGACATGTTGAAACGTTCGTTCTGGCGACGAACAACTGCTATTGTTTGCGCTGCAAAGACGGGCCGTTCCGCACCGGAACTGCATTGCACATGATGGAAATTGACGAGAAATGTCGCTTAAAAACGGCTTGAGAATTCTCGATTTGCTGGCGTCCCACGGCGAAGGCGCAGGCCTAGTGGCCATTGCCGATGCCTTGTCCCTACCGCGCAGCACGTGTCACCGCCTGCTCACCGAGCTCGTTGAAGGCGGGTATGTCAGGCAACTGGTCGATCACAGCCGCTACATTCTGACCATGCGGATGACGTCGAACGGGCTCGAATTCCTGAGCCTGACGGGCATCGCAGATATCGCCCAGCCAATCATCGAACGCGTCGCAGCGCAGACCGGTGAGCTGGCGCGGCTGTCGCTGGTGGATGGCGAGGCAATTATCTGGGTAGGTAAGGCGGACGGACAGCGCATCGGCTTTCGCTATGATCCCGACATGGGCCAGGCAGCGCGACTTTCATGCACCTCGACCGGACACGCGTGGCTCATGACGATGACCGACGAACAGGCGATCGCACTCGTTTTCAAGCAGGGCTTCGGACAGCCGAATGAGTTCGGACCCAATGCGCCGACGACGATCAAAGCGCTGCTGGGTTTCCTGCACGCTGCGCGCGTGCGTGGTTACGCGATGATCGACGAGGTGTTCGCCCCGCGCATGTCAGCCGTGGCGGCGCCCGTGGTAAGTGGTTCGCGCTGCGTCGGCGTTATCAGTTTGGCCGGTCCGCGGGCGCGGCTGACCCCCGGGAAGATTCACGAGTACTCAGTATTGCTGCGCGACGCGGCGAATGAGCTGGCCCAGTTGAGCAATATGGCGGGATTCCCCAGTCGGCCGCCACTCGGCAAGGGATGAGGGGGAACCGGACTGACATCCTGCGGCCGGTGAACGTGGTCTGCTCGGCCGATGACACGCCGAGCGACTAACAGGACTAATGGCCGCTGTGCTCTACTACCTGGTTTTTCTTCACCAAGTCCGCCCCGCAAACAGGGTGGCACAAAAAGCCCATAGGAAGGCGCCAAGCGCTGACATATCGGCATGCATGCGCGACGCCAATTGCTATTGTTCAGACACGGCGACTCACGCGTCTCCGGTCGGCTCCGCGGGTCGTTGACGGCCATTCCGCATGCAGGCGGAAAGGGGGCTGTATGTCACGTCCAAAACAACCTCGGTCCGCGGGACGCGCACGGAATCGTGAGCAGTCCAACGGACGCATCTGGCTTGCCACTGGCATTTCGCTGACTGGACTTTGCCTGACATCCGTGGCGTTCGCGGCGGGCAACCTTCCGCAGGGCGGCCATTACGT
This genomic window contains:
- a CDS encoding GFA family protein — protein: MSNSWKGRCLCGSVQYQAAGASLAQLICHCRDCQRASGSAGLPVVVVRASEFSFEGEVRSHTITGGSGMPTTRSFCAHCGSLLFGTPHHAPEIVTIYAGTLDEPSQFRAEFAQFTSERYQLDAREPGIAQHSGRAP
- a CDS encoding pyridoxal-phosphate-dependent aminotransferase family protein; this translates as MLKLDFHPAGRHFLQIPGPSPVPDRILRAMSYPTIDHRGPEFGELGLNVLDGIKKIFKTQQPVVIYPASGTGAWEAALSNTLSPGDQVLMFETGHFATLWQKMAEKLGLKPEFLGLPGIEGWRRGVQPQMIEERLRADTQHAIKAVCVVHNETSTGVTSDIAAVRRAIDAAGHPALLLVDTISGLACADYRHDEWGVDVTVSGSQKGLMLPPGISFNAISPKAMAANQHAKLPRSFWDWAEIVEMNKSGYWPYTPNTNLLYGLHEAIEMILGEGLDNVFARHERLAEATRRAVRAWGLDIQCADPAVYSPVLTGVMTPDGVDADAVRKLIYERFDMSLGTGLGKMKGRMFRIGHLGDCNDLMLLATLAGCEMGLRLAGVPLEQSGMPAAMEWLSEAPKTPGLKAAA
- a CDS encoding GNAT family protein, which codes for MGSALPDTLPQISTARLKLAPACEQFVREVQGYCTENRAHLQPWEPLRADSFFEAESVARRLSAMAHNNASGHAVHLLLISPENGEMVGECNFTNIVRGPFQACHLGFSQSGLKGTV
- a CDS encoding type II 3-dehydroquinate dehydratase, with product MTRKLYILNGSNLNMLGAREPHIYGTTTLKDIEQNCLTLADALKFDCVFRQTNSESELIDWIQEAFLQDAALIINPAGFSFGRIPVLDAVKLIQRPVVELHITNIHKRSEEYRHSTISVAATAVICGAGANGYLLAIRAIEDLWGNQT
- a CDS encoding MerR family transcriptional regulator gives rise to the protein MRIGELAGRVGVSERMLRYYEHEGLLKPKRTDSGYRDYGPEELDAAHRIRVLSAAGLKISSIRLLLPCVLGAKPVFHPCAEARSALRREVEKLDGKLHDLEESRRALASLLHAIDTNETLHLDHREKRGEGQRERRPR
- a CDS encoding alpha/beta fold hydrolase; protein product: MTPSNDTFDGTFPFAPRFNDAAGFRMHYVDEGPTCGEVILCLHGEPTWSYLFRGLIAALSGSYRVVAPDHMGFGKSETPVHRTYWLQDHVDNIERFVLELDLNDITLVMHDFGGPVGMGLAARHPDRIRRIVSTNGPTPFGQRTLFERLNANAAVSPWFQWIVRAESQGRLEPVLGELGFNILSTLKLNGFENHARINDTWLRAYGSRFAVPADSAGAIGWAKGFAIGAHRFEVPDAAALAAIRSRPALAIWGDADRTLAAEHFLPLFSELFPQASIHRLTGVGHYSLEDAPQEIANLIAAFLEAH
- a CDS encoding GNAT family N-acetyltransferase, which gives rise to MLTIRKATCEDVFDAWHIRKTSVHAACADHYPAATLSAWVNGTPTEKWASVVERDFYVATDEELVIGTGMLTAANGQVDAIFVRPSHMGRGIGREMLQFLESLAGDHGVTTMHLDATLNAAPFYRRCGWSGDSVSTYRTARGLELACVPMTKRLAVPV
- a CDS encoding GNAT family N-acetyltransferase; its protein translation is MQLHQHRARALPGMSPWVLAKRFEGHGLMREALTPAISYIFDQVGLHRVMANFRPENVRSAQLLERLGFEREGLARSYLRINGVWADHVLTSLFNEIAAH
- a CDS encoding VOC family protein, producing the protein MQAKLRIARPVSDISRSESMYCAALDLVVLARFQDHQGFDGVMVGRSGMDYHFEFTQCREHPVAASPTHEDLLVFYAPDREEWELACDRLVDNGFVRVTSFNPYWDVSGQTFADPDGYRVVMQNAVWSS
- the dcm gene encoding DNA (cytosine-5-)-methyltransferase; its protein translation is MTTADSHDLLTQALKLYTQGEIAERIGKNVRTIRRWEADKARCPVIAKAALREMLEAKNRKAGIEHEPAFRFIDLFAGIGGIRRGFEAFGGQCVFTSEWNEFSKKTYQQNYGDNDERHQFIGDIVSFSERAVPAHDVLLAGFPCQPFSIAGVSKKNSLGRPHGFECTTQGTLFYDVARIIEAKRPAAFLLENVKNLASHDRGNTLKTILAVLRDELKYDVKFKVIDGQHFTPQHRERIAIVGFREKADFTFDDLRLPAEGPRLASILHKTDRTEPLLTHDGDRFFDHAAGKVQSKYTLTPKLWAYLQAYAEKHRAAGNGFGFGLVTPDSVTRTLSARYYKDGSEILLSQGKGERPRRLTPRECARLMGFPDDFQIPVSDTQAYRQFGNSVVVPVMQEVARIMMPFVKELLEQERNGAQQRLPLLVE
- a CDS encoding GntR family transcriptional regulator, translating into MQNSDVDAGVSAAPLMPKVERQRLHDTVVEHIRRFIVEGTLEPGKKLNERELCETLGISRTPLREALKVLAAEGLIEISPNRGASVSKMSEAEVRETFELMSGLEAFSGELAAERITASELAEIKALHYAMLACRAQNDLPGYYSRNQAIHDKINEAARNSALRQTYVSINRRLQALRFRSNYQTPKWDRAIHDHDEMLKALEARDGKKLSAILRQHLLDKRDAVLQLQVQKDVVTSASGLKA